From Stegostoma tigrinum isolate sSteTig4 chromosome 4, sSteTig4.hap1, whole genome shotgun sequence, a single genomic window includes:
- the pnisr gene encoding arginine/serine-rich protein PNISR isoform X1 has product MWDQGGQPWQQWPLSQQQWMQSFQQQQDPSQIDWAALAQAWIAQREASEESVTTQQPVIIPNGQAVHNIENNQDNHGNFPGDPNFNRMWEQDWGMQHHRPPPPPPDQQQWIPTPAPMDIVPPSEDSSQDSGEFAPDSRRMFNQVNNNNFGGAPENFGMGSVPVSQFDYQHGAAFGPPGGFHPPYWQSGPPPNRRDRPSYRDRPRSPITVKQDPPALDAVKRRTLPAWIREGLEKMEREKQKKLEKERLEKERAQSSKHKKDPEEVPEETDGPRLPHKSKFDSDDEDEEYETTETKISDKPSRSPSPVAQEEQSEPEMTEEEKEFQMMIMMKTLLTEVLLEVTNEEIYYVARDVHRKATKAPAKQLAQSSALASLTGLGGLGGYGSDSEDERSERASESSDTDDEELHRRIRQKQDAFRRKERELQLLLQQQEKQMEDAKHQQEGKYFREVDIKEQNKEHSGSAVKQEGKEKECETVTEKKRTQSEIDPNLEISKTSSEKNSKEKTSRNRSSSSSSSGSSSTSGTTSSSSRSRSSTSSSSTASSSSSSYSFSPKRKKKWSHSRSPSRKTRRTSRSQSYSRRHRRERSRSRDRLRRNSRNGSWERERHRHRSGSRNRRSGDRHRSRSKSDVKRVSRSRSKERRRSPERHRSHSRGRIRQRGNSKDRDRKKNRNGSVERVKKREEKKKEREKDQDKKKDKQRKDKQKEDKDSCKSSSQDESKLKRKRESERTYTRSSSSKLPQQYSRQDSKSSKKGSTKDGKKYSDTESSARSSSRSPVSSREKKTKKSKRSRSRSVEKSQRSGKKASRKHKSKSRSRSRTPNNRKH; this is encoded by the exons ATGTGGGATCAAGGTGGTCAACCTTGGCAGCAATGGCCTTTAAGCCAACAACAGTGGATGCAGTCATTTCAGCAGCAACAAGATCCAA GTCAGATTGACTGGGCAGCATTAGCACAGGCATGGATTGCACAACGAGAGGCCTCCGAGGAATCCGTAACAACTCAACAGCCAGTCATAATACCCAATGGACAGGCAGTACATAACATTGAAAATAATCAAGACAATCATGGAAATTTTCCAGGAGATCCTAATTTcaacagaatgtgggaacagG ATTGGGGAATGCAACACCATagaccaccacccccaccaccagaCCAGCAGCAGTGGATACCAACCCCAGCTCCCATGGACATAGTCCCTCCATCAGAGGACAGTAGCCAGGACAGTGGTGAGTTTGCACCAGACTCTAGACGTATGTTCAATCAAGTCAATAACAACAATTTTGGAGGAGCACCAGAAAACTTTGGAATGGGATCTGTGCCGGTCAGCCAATTTGATTATCAG CATGGAGCAGCCTTTGGTCCTCCCGGAGGATTTCATCCACCTTATTGGCAATCTGGGCCACCACCTAATCGTAGAGACAGGCCCTCTTATAGAGATCGCCCACGTTCACCAATAACAGTAAAACAAGACCCTCCTGCACTTG ATGCTGTGAAACGCAGAACACTGCCAGCTTGGATTCGTGAGGGACTGGAGAAGATGGAGCGAGAAAAGCAGAAAAAACTTGAAAAAGAAAGGTTAGAAAAAGAGCGTGCTCAATCGTCAAAGCACAAAAAAGATCCAGAAGAGGTTCCTGAAGAAACTGATGGACCACGATTGCCTCATAAAAGCAAATTT GACAGCGATGATGAAGATGAGGAGTATGAAACCACTGAAACCAAAATTAGTGACAAACCAAGTAGGAGTCCTTCACCAGTTGCTCAGGAAGAACAAAGTGAACCAGAAATGACTGAGGAAGAAAAAGAATTTCAGATG ATGATAATGATGAAGACGTTGCTTACAGAAGTTCTTTTGGAAGTAACAAACGAAGAAATCTATTATGTTGCCAGGGATGTTCATCGTAAAGCTACTAAAG CTCCTGCAAAGCAGCTGGCGCAGTCCAGTGCACTGGCTTCTCTAACTGGACTTG GTGGACTGGGCGGGTATGGCTCTGACAGTGAAGATGAGAGGAGTGAGAGAGCCTCTGAATCCTCTGATACAGATGATGAAGAACTCCATCGTAGAATAAGACAAAAGCAGGATGCCTTCAGACGTAAAGAAAGGGAATTACAGCTTCTACTACAACAGCAGGAGAAACAAATGGAAG aTGCAAAACATCAACAAGAGGGCAAATATTTCAGGGAGGTGGATATTAAAGAACAGAATAAGGAACATAGTGGCAGTGCAGTAAAACAGGAAGGGAAAGAAAAGGAGTGTGAAACTGTCACTGAAAAGAAAAGAACTCAGAGTGAAATTGACCCCAACTTAGAAATAAGTAAAACTTCTAGTGAGAAAAATTCAAAGGAAAAAACTTCAAGAAACAGAAGCTCCTCCAGCAGCAGTAGTGGGAGTAGTAGCACCAGTGGCACCACTAGCAGCAGCAGTAGATCCAGGAGTTCGACTTCTAGCAGCAGTACAGCAAGCAGTAGTAGCTCTTCCTATTCCTTCTCccccaagagaaagaagaagtgGAGCCATAGCAGATCCCCTTCCCGTAAAACTAGACGTACGAGCAGAAGCCAGAGTTACTCTCGTAGGCACAGAAGGGAAAGGAGCAGAAGCCGTGATCGACTCAGAAGGAACAGTAGAAATGGGAGTTGGGAAAGGGAAAGGCATAGGCACCGCAGTGGGTCCAGAAATAGAAGAAGTGGAGACAGGCACAGAAGTAGAAGCAAGAGTGATGTCAAGCGTGTAAGTCGCAGTAGGAGCAAAGAAAGACGTCGTAGTCCTGAAAGGCATAGGAGTCATAGCAGAGGGAGGATAAGACAAAGGGGAAATAGTAAAGACAGGGACAGGAAAAAAAATAGGAATGGCAGTGTGGAACGGGTtaaaaagagagaggaaaagaaaaaggaaagagagaaggatCAGGACAAAAAGAAAGACAAACAGAGAAAGGATAAGCAAAAGGAGGATAAAGACAGCTGTAAGTCTAGCAGTCAAGATGAGAGTAAGCTGAAGCGGAAGAGGGAGTCAGAGCGGACTTACACACGCAGTAGCTCCAGTAAACTGCCACAACAATATTCCAGACAGGATAGCAAATCCAGCAAGAAAGGATCTACAAAGGATGGTAAAAAGTATTCAGACACCGAATCCAGTGCAAGGAGCAGCTCACGTTCTCCAGTTAGCAGTAGAGAGAAGAAGACAAAGAAATCGAAACGCAGTCGTTCAAGATCAGTGGAAAAATCTCAAAGGTCTGGTAAGAAGGCAAGCCGCAAACACAAGTCTAAGTCACGATCAAG GTCGAGGACACCCAATAATCGTAAGCattaa
- the pnisr gene encoding arginine/serine-rich protein PNISR isoform X2, giving the protein MWDQGGQPWQQWPLSQQQWMQSFQQQQDPSQIDWAALAQAWIAQREASEESVTTQQPVIIPNGQAVHNIENNQDNHGNFPGDPNFNRMWEQDWGMQHHRPPPPPPDQQQWIPTPAPMDIVPPSEDSSQDSGEFAPDSRRMFNQVNNNNFGGAPENFGMGSVPVSQFDYQHGAAFGPPGGFHPPYWQSGPPPNRRDRPSYRDRPRSPITVKQDPPALDAVKRRTLPAWIREGLEKMEREKQKKLEKERLEKERAQSSKHKKDPEEVPEETDGPRLPHKSKFDSDDEDEEYETTETKISDKPSRSPSPVAQEEQSEPEMTEEEKEFQMMIMMKTLLTEVLLEVTNEEIYYVARDVHRKATKGGLGGYGSDSEDERSERASESSDTDDEELHRRIRQKQDAFRRKERELQLLLQQQEKQMEDAKHQQEGKYFREVDIKEQNKEHSGSAVKQEGKEKECETVTEKKRTQSEIDPNLEISKTSSEKNSKEKTSRNRSSSSSSSGSSSTSGTTSSSSRSRSSTSSSSTASSSSSSYSFSPKRKKKWSHSRSPSRKTRRTSRSQSYSRRHRRERSRSRDRLRRNSRNGSWERERHRHRSGSRNRRSGDRHRSRSKSDVKRVSRSRSKERRRSPERHRSHSRGRIRQRGNSKDRDRKKNRNGSVERVKKREEKKKEREKDQDKKKDKQRKDKQKEDKDSCKSSSQDESKLKRKRESERTYTRSSSSKLPQQYSRQDSKSSKKGSTKDGKKYSDTESSARSSSRSPVSSREKKTKKSKRSRSRSVEKSQRSGKKASRKHKSKSRSRSRTPNNRKH; this is encoded by the exons ATGTGGGATCAAGGTGGTCAACCTTGGCAGCAATGGCCTTTAAGCCAACAACAGTGGATGCAGTCATTTCAGCAGCAACAAGATCCAA GTCAGATTGACTGGGCAGCATTAGCACAGGCATGGATTGCACAACGAGAGGCCTCCGAGGAATCCGTAACAACTCAACAGCCAGTCATAATACCCAATGGACAGGCAGTACATAACATTGAAAATAATCAAGACAATCATGGAAATTTTCCAGGAGATCCTAATTTcaacagaatgtgggaacagG ATTGGGGAATGCAACACCATagaccaccacccccaccaccagaCCAGCAGCAGTGGATACCAACCCCAGCTCCCATGGACATAGTCCCTCCATCAGAGGACAGTAGCCAGGACAGTGGTGAGTTTGCACCAGACTCTAGACGTATGTTCAATCAAGTCAATAACAACAATTTTGGAGGAGCACCAGAAAACTTTGGAATGGGATCTGTGCCGGTCAGCCAATTTGATTATCAG CATGGAGCAGCCTTTGGTCCTCCCGGAGGATTTCATCCACCTTATTGGCAATCTGGGCCACCACCTAATCGTAGAGACAGGCCCTCTTATAGAGATCGCCCACGTTCACCAATAACAGTAAAACAAGACCCTCCTGCACTTG ATGCTGTGAAACGCAGAACACTGCCAGCTTGGATTCGTGAGGGACTGGAGAAGATGGAGCGAGAAAAGCAGAAAAAACTTGAAAAAGAAAGGTTAGAAAAAGAGCGTGCTCAATCGTCAAAGCACAAAAAAGATCCAGAAGAGGTTCCTGAAGAAACTGATGGACCACGATTGCCTCATAAAAGCAAATTT GACAGCGATGATGAAGATGAGGAGTATGAAACCACTGAAACCAAAATTAGTGACAAACCAAGTAGGAGTCCTTCACCAGTTGCTCAGGAAGAACAAAGTGAACCAGAAATGACTGAGGAAGAAAAAGAATTTCAGATG ATGATAATGATGAAGACGTTGCTTACAGAAGTTCTTTTGGAAGTAACAAACGAAGAAATCTATTATGTTGCCAGGGATGTTCATCGTAAAGCTACTAAAG GTGGACTGGGCGGGTATGGCTCTGACAGTGAAGATGAGAGGAGTGAGAGAGCCTCTGAATCCTCTGATACAGATGATGAAGAACTCCATCGTAGAATAAGACAAAAGCAGGATGCCTTCAGACGTAAAGAAAGGGAATTACAGCTTCTACTACAACAGCAGGAGAAACAAATGGAAG aTGCAAAACATCAACAAGAGGGCAAATATTTCAGGGAGGTGGATATTAAAGAACAGAATAAGGAACATAGTGGCAGTGCAGTAAAACAGGAAGGGAAAGAAAAGGAGTGTGAAACTGTCACTGAAAAGAAAAGAACTCAGAGTGAAATTGACCCCAACTTAGAAATAAGTAAAACTTCTAGTGAGAAAAATTCAAAGGAAAAAACTTCAAGAAACAGAAGCTCCTCCAGCAGCAGTAGTGGGAGTAGTAGCACCAGTGGCACCACTAGCAGCAGCAGTAGATCCAGGAGTTCGACTTCTAGCAGCAGTACAGCAAGCAGTAGTAGCTCTTCCTATTCCTTCTCccccaagagaaagaagaagtgGAGCCATAGCAGATCCCCTTCCCGTAAAACTAGACGTACGAGCAGAAGCCAGAGTTACTCTCGTAGGCACAGAAGGGAAAGGAGCAGAAGCCGTGATCGACTCAGAAGGAACAGTAGAAATGGGAGTTGGGAAAGGGAAAGGCATAGGCACCGCAGTGGGTCCAGAAATAGAAGAAGTGGAGACAGGCACAGAAGTAGAAGCAAGAGTGATGTCAAGCGTGTAAGTCGCAGTAGGAGCAAAGAAAGACGTCGTAGTCCTGAAAGGCATAGGAGTCATAGCAGAGGGAGGATAAGACAAAGGGGAAATAGTAAAGACAGGGACAGGAAAAAAAATAGGAATGGCAGTGTGGAACGGGTtaaaaagagagaggaaaagaaaaaggaaagagagaaggatCAGGACAAAAAGAAAGACAAACAGAGAAAGGATAAGCAAAAGGAGGATAAAGACAGCTGTAAGTCTAGCAGTCAAGATGAGAGTAAGCTGAAGCGGAAGAGGGAGTCAGAGCGGACTTACACACGCAGTAGCTCCAGTAAACTGCCACAACAATATTCCAGACAGGATAGCAAATCCAGCAAGAAAGGATCTACAAAGGATGGTAAAAAGTATTCAGACACCGAATCCAGTGCAAGGAGCAGCTCACGTTCTCCAGTTAGCAGTAGAGAGAAGAAGACAAAGAAATCGAAACGCAGTCGTTCAAGATCAGTGGAAAAATCTCAAAGGTCTGGTAAGAAGGCAAGCCGCAAACACAAGTCTAAGTCACGATCAAG GTCGAGGACACCCAATAATCGTAAGCattaa
- the pnisr gene encoding arginine/serine-rich protein PNISR isoform X3 has product MWDQGGQPWQQWPLSQQQWMQSFQQQQDPSQIDWAALAQAWIAQREASEESVTTQQPVIIPNGQAVHNIENNQDNHGNFPGDPNFNRMWEQDWGMQHHRPPPPPPDQQQWIPTPAPMDIVPPSEDSSQDSGEFAPDSRRMFNQVNNNNFGGAPENFGMGSVPVSQFDYQHGAAFGPPGGFHPPYWQSGPPPNRRDRPSYRDRPRSPITVKQDPPALDAVKRRTLPAWIREGLEKMEREKQKKLEKERLEKERAQSSKHKKDPEEVPEETDGPRLPHKSKFDSDDEDEEYETTETKISDKPSRSPSPVAQEEQSEPEMTEEEKEFQMMIMMKTLLTEVLLEVTNEEIYYVARDVHRKATKAVVVQFCNAIATHDFEKVLTCCSCC; this is encoded by the exons ATGTGGGATCAAGGTGGTCAACCTTGGCAGCAATGGCCTTTAAGCCAACAACAGTGGATGCAGTCATTTCAGCAGCAACAAGATCCAA GTCAGATTGACTGGGCAGCATTAGCACAGGCATGGATTGCACAACGAGAGGCCTCCGAGGAATCCGTAACAACTCAACAGCCAGTCATAATACCCAATGGACAGGCAGTACATAACATTGAAAATAATCAAGACAATCATGGAAATTTTCCAGGAGATCCTAATTTcaacagaatgtgggaacagG ATTGGGGAATGCAACACCATagaccaccacccccaccaccagaCCAGCAGCAGTGGATACCAACCCCAGCTCCCATGGACATAGTCCCTCCATCAGAGGACAGTAGCCAGGACAGTGGTGAGTTTGCACCAGACTCTAGACGTATGTTCAATCAAGTCAATAACAACAATTTTGGAGGAGCACCAGAAAACTTTGGAATGGGATCTGTGCCGGTCAGCCAATTTGATTATCAG CATGGAGCAGCCTTTGGTCCTCCCGGAGGATTTCATCCACCTTATTGGCAATCTGGGCCACCACCTAATCGTAGAGACAGGCCCTCTTATAGAGATCGCCCACGTTCACCAATAACAGTAAAACAAGACCCTCCTGCACTTG ATGCTGTGAAACGCAGAACACTGCCAGCTTGGATTCGTGAGGGACTGGAGAAGATGGAGCGAGAAAAGCAGAAAAAACTTGAAAAAGAAAGGTTAGAAAAAGAGCGTGCTCAATCGTCAAAGCACAAAAAAGATCCAGAAGAGGTTCCTGAAGAAACTGATGGACCACGATTGCCTCATAAAAGCAAATTT GACAGCGATGATGAAGATGAGGAGTATGAAACCACTGAAACCAAAATTAGTGACAAACCAAGTAGGAGTCCTTCACCAGTTGCTCAGGAAGAACAAAGTGAACCAGAAATGACTGAGGAAGAAAAAGAATTTCAGATG ATGATAATGATGAAGACGTTGCTTACAGAAGTTCTTTTGGAAGTAACAAACGAAGAAATCTATTATGTTGCCAGGGATGTTCATCGTAAAGCTACTAAAG CTGTAGTAGTACAGTTTTGCAATGCCATAGCAACTCATGACTTTGAAAAAGTGTTAACATGTTGTTCCTGTTGTTGA